The following proteins are encoded in a genomic region of Chloroflexota bacterium:
- a CDS encoding ABC transporter substrate-binding protein: MFSIHRPFAARRPARAALTLLVSLIAVLVAGCSSIAPQAAPGASKRTVTDMGNRSVSLPAQIKRVVTVGSVPVINSFIFAVGKGDTIVNGLPQFARTPRYRYHSLFAPGINEKPMMQASNNDPNVEEILKAEPDVVFTMDPPRVEPLEKAGLRVVLLQWRDPEDVKQVMTLMGQIFDERARAEAYVKTFDEVVGRVHRETSAIPADQRPRVLYFTPATLTQPHAIAEWWIETAGGRSVTREDMKAESLTFTIEQLLRWDPQVILVNSPADAQGVFNDARLAPVQAVKDRRVYTAPIAAHTWGNRTTEQPMTVLWAASKIHGDRLPGVDLPKEVKAFYRDIFRTELTDAQVTDILSGQL; this comes from the coding sequence ATGTTCTCGATCCACCGTCCGTTCGCGGCCCGACGGCCGGCCCGCGCCGCGCTCACGCTGCTGGTGTCGCTGATCGCCGTGCTCGTCGCCGGCTGCTCGTCGATCGCCCCGCAGGCAGCGCCCGGCGCGTCGAAGCGCACCGTCACCGACATGGGCAACCGGTCGGTCAGCCTGCCGGCCCAGATCAAGCGGGTCGTGACCGTCGGCTCGGTGCCGGTGATCAACAGCTTCATCTTCGCCGTGGGCAAGGGCGACACCATCGTCAACGGCCTGCCCCAGTTCGCGCGGACGCCGCGCTATCGCTACCACAGCCTCTTCGCGCCGGGCATCAACGAGAAGCCGATGATGCAGGCCTCGAACAACGATCCGAACGTCGAAGAGATCCTGAAGGCCGAGCCTGACGTGGTGTTCACCATGGACCCGCCGCGGGTGGAGCCCCTTGAGAAGGCTGGCCTGCGCGTCGTGCTGCTCCAGTGGCGAGACCCCGAGGACGTCAAGCAGGTGATGACCCTGATGGGGCAGATCTTTGACGAGCGGGCGCGGGCCGAGGCGTACGTCAAGACCTTTGACGAGGTTGTCGGGCGGGTCCACCGCGAGACGTCGGCCATCCCTGCCGACCAGCGCCCGCGCGTCCTCTACTTCACGCCGGCCACGCTGACCCAGCCCCACGCGATCGCCGAGTGGTGGATCGAGACGGCCGGCGGACGCAGCGTGACGCGTGAGGACATGAAGGCGGAGAGCCTGACGTTCACCATCGAGCAGTTGCTGCGCTGGGATCCGCAGGTGATCCTCGTCAACTCGCCGGCCGACGCGCAGGGCGTGTTCAACGATGCCCGCCTCGCACCGGTCCAGGCGGTGAAGGATCGGCGCGTGTACACCGCTCCCATCGCGGCCCACACCTGGGGGAACCGCACCACCGAGCAGCCGATGACGGTGCTGTGGGCTGCCAGCAAGATCCACGGCGACCGCCTGCCCGGCGTCGATCTGCCGAAAGAGGTCAAGGCGTTCTACCGCGACATCTTCAGGACCGAGCTGACCGATGCCCAGGTGACGGACATCCTGAGCGGTCAGTTGTGA
- a CDS encoding LLM class flavin-dependent oxidoreductase, with protein sequence MQFGLSGCGGGLESGDPRDLLDLARLADALGYAGLWINEEHFNRPEAGRGRLCLSPLILAGALSAATSRIRIGFSVLLAPLHHPLRLAEELASLDVLSGGRIDVGISRGNNGRYFEAFGVDLADNTQAFRDTLDFMRRCWTEDTVELHGEVFPVEPKPVQQPTPPIYVGAYTDESVRWAATAGHRLIQHGIQSLTTVERAMILFAEAGGDIATVPVGRFVYVSASDEQARREVWPTILDLTAKLRQVGIARSRRVIAEEELEPERFMAEVAIVGGPETVAARIAGLHARLGMQYLNLLPAFFGYLPGPLLRQSLEIFAAEVMPRFPGTEVTDAAVRASARVEHHAGAFGAG encoded by the coding sequence ATGCAGTTTGGACTGTCTGGGTGCGGCGGCGGGCTGGAGTCTGGCGATCCGCGCGATCTCCTCGATCTTGCCCGCCTCGCCGACGCGCTCGGGTACGCCGGGCTCTGGATCAACGAGGAGCACTTCAATCGGCCGGAGGCGGGACGGGGCCGCCTCTGCCTCTCACCATTGATCCTGGCCGGGGCGCTCTCGGCGGCCACCTCACGGATCCGCATCGGGTTCTCGGTGCTGCTCGCGCCGCTGCACCATCCGTTGCGGCTGGCCGAGGAGCTGGCATCGCTGGACGTGCTGTCCGGCGGACGTATCGACGTGGGCATCTCGCGGGGCAACAACGGGCGCTACTTCGAGGCGTTCGGGGTCGATCTGGCGGACAACACCCAGGCGTTTCGGGACACGCTCGACTTCATGCGGCGCTGCTGGACCGAGGACACCGTCGAGCTGCATGGCGAGGTGTTCCCCGTCGAGCCGAAGCCGGTCCAGCAGCCGACCCCGCCGATCTACGTCGGCGCGTACACAGATGAGTCAGTGCGGTGGGCGGCGACGGCCGGCCACCGGCTGATTCAGCACGGCATCCAGTCGCTGACGACGGTCGAACGCGCCATGATCCTCTTCGCGGAGGCCGGCGGCGACATCGCAACCGTGCCGGTGGGGCGCTTCGTCTACGTCAGCGCCAGCGACGAGCAGGCCCGCCGCGAGGTCTGGCCGACGATCCTCGATCTGACGGCGAAGCTCCGCCAGGTCGGGATAGCGCGGTCACGGCGGGTCATCGCCGAGGAAGAGCTGGAGCCAGAGCGGTTCATGGCCGAGGTCGCCATTGTCGGCGGTCCGGAGACGGTCGCTGCGCGGATCGCAGGCCTGCACGCGCGGCTGGGCATGCAGTACCTGAACCTGCTGCCGGCCTTCTTTGGGTATCTGCCGGGGCCGCTGTTGCGGCAGTCCCTGGAGATCTTCGCAGCCGAGGTGATGCCGCGCTTCCCTGGTACGGAGGTCACGGATGCTGCCGTGCGAGCGAGTGCGCGCGTGGAGCATCATGCAGGAGCATTCGGGGCCGGCTGA
- a CDS encoding ABC transporter ATP-binding protein, producing MLQVDGLSFAYPGRPPTLHGVGFGVGAGEVLCLLGPNGTGKTTLLRCLVRLAKPSNGAISIGGRDTASMTAKELARHVAYVPQASSTVFPFSLLDIVVMGRSPHLGFMQTPTAHDRQVAQAALERVGIGHLATRPCTQVSGGERQLALIARALAQEASILVMDEPTASLDYGNQVRMLRLVKGLAAAGHTVVMTSHVPSHAFECAHQVALMKEGRIAALGPPDEVISGASLSALYGVDVRVVAAAIEEHEPATVKVCVPMLA from the coding sequence CTGCTCCAGGTGGACGGGCTGTCCTTCGCCTATCCCGGCCGGCCGCCGACGCTGCACGGCGTCGGGTTCGGGGTGGGCGCGGGCGAGGTGCTCTGCCTGCTCGGCCCAAACGGGACCGGCAAGACCACGCTGTTGCGCTGCCTGGTGCGGCTGGCGAAACCGTCCAACGGCGCCATCAGCATCGGCGGGCGTGACACCGCCAGCATGACGGCGAAGGAGCTGGCCCGGCATGTGGCCTACGTCCCGCAGGCCAGCAGCACGGTCTTCCCGTTCAGCCTGCTGGACATCGTGGTGATGGGGCGCAGCCCGCACCTCGGCTTCATGCAGACCCCTACCGCCCACGACCGGCAGGTCGCCCAGGCTGCGCTGGAGCGCGTCGGGATCGGGCACCTTGCGACCCGGCCCTGTACCCAGGTCAGCGGCGGCGAGCGCCAGTTGGCGCTGATCGCCAGGGCGCTGGCGCAGGAAGCCTCGATCCTGGTCATGGACGAGCCAACGGCCAGCCTGGACTACGGCAATCAGGTCCGCATGCTTCGGCTGGTCAAGGGGTTGGCGGCGGCTGGCCACACCGTCGTGATGACCTCGCACGTTCCGAGTCACGCCTTCGAGTGCGCCCATCAGGTAGCCCTGATGAAGGAGGGCCGCATCGCCGCGCTGGGTCCACCCGACGAGGTCATCTCGGGCGCCAGCCTCAGCGCGCTCTACGGCGTGGATGTGCGCGTGGTGGCGGCGGCCATCGAGGAGCACGAGCCGGCCACCGTCAAGGTCTGCGTACCGATGCTGGCATGA
- a CDS encoding iron ABC transporter permease yields the protein MQSSSSAAAPGLRLAALLVGVVALFLVSFPLGRYPIPVDTVLGILGSQLVSLPRTWTDTMETVVLQVRLPRILAALLIGAALAASGAAYQNVFTNPLVSPAILGVSAGAGFGAALAIVLQLPWLAVQGSAFVFAIVATGLALLIGRWVGAGSTVVLVLGGLVISALFQALISILQYLANPVDTLPTITFWLMGGLSRVSMRDVLFAVWPVALSCGLLYAVRWQVQVLALGSDEATALGIDRSRVWAIVIVSATLMTATVVSIGGIIGWVGLLVPHMARMVVGPNFPVLLPASILMGGGFLLLVDNIGRSAGPLEIPLGILTALIGAPFFIVLLARTAKV from the coding sequence ATGCAGTCCTCGTCCTCTGCCGCCGCCCCCGGTCTGCGCCTCGCCGCGCTCCTGGTCGGCGTCGTCGCGCTCTTCCTCGTGTCGTTCCCGCTCGGCCGTTACCCGATCCCGGTCGATACCGTGCTCGGCATTCTCGGCTCGCAGCTGGTATCGCTGCCGCGGACCTGGACCGACACGATGGAGACGGTCGTGCTGCAGGTCAGGCTGCCCCGCATCCTGGCCGCCCTGCTGATTGGCGCGGCCCTGGCGGCCTCCGGCGCGGCGTATCAGAACGTCTTCACCAACCCGCTGGTCTCGCCAGCGATCCTCGGCGTCTCGGCCGGGGCCGGCTTCGGGGCGGCGCTGGCGATCGTTCTGCAGCTGCCCTGGCTGGCCGTGCAGGGATCGGCCTTCGTGTTCGCCATCGTCGCAACGGGTCTGGCGTTGCTGATCGGACGCTGGGTCGGCGCTGGCTCCACCGTCGTGCTGGTGCTCGGCGGGCTGGTGATCTCGGCGCTGTTCCAGGCGTTGATCTCGATCCTGCAGTACCTTGCGAACCCGGTCGACACGCTGCCCACCATCACCTTCTGGCTGATGGGCGGGTTGTCCCGGGTCAGCATGCGGGACGTGCTGTTCGCGGTCTGGCCGGTTGCGCTCTCCTGCGGCCTGTTGTACGCCGTGCGCTGGCAGGTGCAGGTGCTGGCGCTCGGCAGTGACGAGGCGACGGCGCTCGGGATCGACCGTTCGCGCGTGTGGGCCATCGTCATCGTCAGCGCGACGCTGATGACGGCCACCGTCGTGAGCATCGGCGGCATCATCGGCTGGGTCGGGCTGCTGGTGCCGCACATGGCAAGGATGGTGGTCGGCCCGAACTTCCCGGTGCTGCTGCCGGCCTCGATCCTGATGGGCGGCGGCTTCTTGCTGCTGGTGGACAACATCGGGCGAAGCGCCGGGCCGCTGGAGATCCCGCTCGGCATCCTGACGGCCCTGATCGGCGCGCCGTTCTTCATCGTGCTGCTCGCCCGGACGGCGAAGGTGTAG